A region from the Drosophila mauritiana strain mau12 chromosome 2L, ASM438214v1, whole genome shotgun sequence genome encodes:
- the LOC117151058 gene encoding pickpocket protein 19 produces the protein MFVRSTGKESRVVANWIRRQDQNPLAPVNTKSENQRAWTLLIDSYISRSHIHGLYLLFLPSMRRRMRVLWALALICACTVLFHVSYLLGERYHNKQFQTIVAHAHASIHHIAFPVVIICNKNRLNWSRLPEIKSLYNITPAQDELFDRILTAYDGFSFHNFNAFDSLLGESLDALNHLNFTEIVIQMSWRCDEILRDCHWQTASRDCCKLFRPRRLPLGYCLAFNELEKRRGTETGINTGLLLRLLLREAQHAPGNPGLKGFWLTVVESSVWFGFPIDVVPHSRTNVAVTAVYHYFDESALSLPSSWRHCVMDYEEESEHFRTLEGQKYMLENCQAECQQRYLLRYCNCSVDLFYPPSDYPACRLKDLPCLAAHNHLLQNFEQPGEHPYVHREESGLVCECLHNCKSLTLLTDMRKSVLQPWLQPNSSAIESMWLNVYFKKPSMLVYKTNLIYTWVDLIVSFGGICQLCLGCSIISLIEFVFFALYKVPQHYWKRFSNEHRSNE, from the exons ATGTTCGTTCGCTCAACCGGAAAGGAATCGCGAGTGGTGGCTAATTGGATACGGCGACAGGACCAAAAtcctttggcgccagtcaatACGAAATCTGAAAACCAAAGAGCTTGGACCTTACTGATCGATAGCTACATATCCAGATCGCACATCCATGGATTGTATTTGCTCTTCTTGCCCTCGATGCGACGACGTATGCG AGTTTTGTGGGCACTGGCCCTGATCTGCGCCTGCACCGTTCTGTTCCACGTGAGCTATTTGCTGGGTGAGCGGTACCACAACAAGCAGTTTCAGACCATCGTTGCCCACGCCCATGCCTCGATCCACCACATCGCCTTTCCAGTGGTCATCATCTGCAACAAGAACCGACTGAACTGGTCTCGGCTGCCCGAGATCAAGTCGTTATATAATATCACGCCGGCCCAAGATGAACTTTTCGATCGCATCCTCACCGCCTACGATGGCTTCAGTTTTCACAACTTCAACGCATTCGATTCGCTGCTTGGCGAGTCCTTGGATGCACTCAATCACCTGAACTTCACGGAAATCGTGATCCAGATGTCGTGGAGATGCGACGAAATCCTGAGAGATTGTCACTGGCAGACAGCGTCCAGAGACTGCTGTAAACTCTTTCGACCCCGCCGCCTGCCCCTCGGCTATTGTCTGGCATTCAACGAGCTGGAAAAGCGACGGGGCACGGAGACTGGAATCAACACGGGGCTACTACTGAGGCTACTTCTGCGGGAGGCGCAACATGCTCCAGGAAATCCAGGGTTGAAGGGCTTCTGG CTAACAGTGGTGGAATCTTCAGTGTGGTTTGGTTTCCCCATCGATGTGGTGCCCCACAGCCGCACCAATGTGGCGGTTACAGCGGTATACCACTACTTTGACGAGAGCGCCTTGAGCCTGCCCTCCAGTTGGCGACACTGCGTCATGGACTACGAGGAGGAGAGCGAACACTTTCGTACGCTGGAGGGCCAGAAGTATATGCTGGAGAACTGCCAGGCGGAGTGCCAGCAGCGGTATCTGCTGCGGTACTGCAACTGCTCCGTGGACCTGTTCTACCCGCCATCCGACTACCCCGCTTGCCGGCTGAAGGATCTGCCCTGCCTGGCGGCCCACAACCATTTGCTGCAAAACTTCGAGCAGCCCGGGGAGCATCCATATGTGCACCGGGAGGAGTCCGGCCTGGTCTGCGAGTGCCTGCACAACTGCAAGTCCCTCACCCTGCTGACCGATATGCGGAAGAGTGTCCTGCAACCCTGGCTGCAGCCCAATTCCAGTGCCATCGAGAGCATGTGGCTCAACGTGTACTTCAAGAAGCCCTCCATGCTGGTCTACAAGACCAACCTGATTTACACCTGGGTGGACTTGATTG TTTCATTTGGAGGCATTTGTCAGCTTTGCTTGGGATGTTCAATTATCAGCCTCATCGAGTTCGTATTCTTTGCGCTGTACAAAGTACCTCAACACTATTGGAAGCGTTTTTCGAACGAACATCGTAGCAATGAATGA
- the LOC117136934 gene encoding LOW QUALITY PROTEIN: techylectin-5B (The sequence of the model RefSeq protein was modified relative to this genomic sequence to represent the inferred CDS: substituted 1 base at 1 genomic stop codon), with translation MRSVWIYVALLGVSFYSTEAKDIESFQNATAIRHKPELESLYKLVLALLEENQSNPSTENIQESSSDFNTPGLSGRYPSHCPTYPSAHGIYTVQVLGLEPFQVSCDAEIAGTGWTVMARRTSNKLNFFRSWAEYKNGFGQLDGDFFIGLDKLHAITKSQPHELYIHLEDFEGQTRYAHYDEFFVESENKWYAMTKLGGFTGDAGDSMMHNRNQNFSTFDRDNDGWHKNCAEEXVGAWWHVNCTYSNLFGIYVKGDEGQYFQWKGIVWHSWRTESYSYKVMQMMVRPKCYCSR, from the exons ATGCGATCAGTGTGGATATATGTGGCGCTTCTGGGTGTCTCGTTTTATTCAACGGAAGCGAAGGATATTGAG AGTTTTCAAAATGCTACTGCTATCAG ACACAAACCCGAACTAGAATCTTTATACAAATTGGTACTGGCCTTGCTCGAGGAAAACCAATCCAATCCTAGTACTGAAAACATCCAAGAGAGCAGTTCAGATTTTAATACACCTGGATTGTCGGGAAGATATCCCAGCCACTGTCCCACCTATCCGTCTGCCCACGGAATCTATACCGTTCAGGTGTTGGGACTGGAGCCCTTCCAGGTGTCCTGCGATGCAGAGATTGCCGGAACTGGATGGACTGTGATGGCCCGTCGCACCAGCAACAAGTTGAACTTCTTTCGCAGCTGGGCGGAGTACAAAAACGGCTTCGGGCAGCTCGATGGAGATTTCTTCATTGGCTTGGACAAATTGCATGCCATAACTAAGTCACAGCCCCATGAGTTATACATACACCTTGAGGACTTTGAAGGACAGACACGATATGCGCATTACGATGAATTCTTTGTCGAAAGCGAAAACAAATGGTATGCAATGACCAAGCTGGGCGGATTTACCGGCGACGCAGGGGACTCCATGATGCACAACAGGAACCAAAACTTCTCCACTTTCGATAGGGACAATGATGGGTGGCACAAAAACTGTGCCGAGGAGTAAGTGGGTGCTTGGTGGCATGTGAACTGCACTTACAG TAATCTATTCGGCATCTATGTGAAAGGTGATGAGGGCCAGTACTTTCAGTGGAAGGGGATCGTCTGGCACTCTTGGCGCACTGAGAGTTATTCCTACAAAGTTATGCAAATGATGGTTCGACCGAAATGCTATTGCTCACGATAG
- the LOC117150667 gene encoding endothelin-converting enzyme homolog, with protein sequence MVRNLWTALLLLGSATCGSSVPVKANDPEQSCPYLGECNSTINQQHIDTLMSYVDSEKNPCEDFYAYACGKWRAKHGSHTTATMISESQINRQYEDLFLRLLRNPRAPEYRYPMYAKVLAHYQSCIALEKPDLRRYIELLDRDLIASLNSTHWMHLLAVLGRYGYHGHYVQVEVRWYNATHHMIFLLPHNRHLNLSLTQDIYDALSQDGSSWPPLHQLQEQFRSLEQNLVRLAKPHSADDTFRNYSLDQIRTEVPGLQWDEALRTQLGRSVPGNHVFQVDDLDAIEGLVEYLNTVDSLLLNRYSLARFLSHLLELPHNPLATWESGHRSRGRNCIRHMRRSVYLPMNYVYERSFYSRRRHADELVIHSVFQQLQSQLELRVQHNAFNLSQELVKSLQAKVHQMRINVGNLPPNVTEQFYSDSDRRWNVGGDFYENHLNSLLYYYTLVADLESSSDQEERDIWYSFNMHTPEFPDNIDATPYFYCLGNIIFVPYSYVKRPFFDANFWPALLYGDLANTLGHEIMHAFDTDLVDYDAQGNLRNFSDQLGEVELYNEAVGCLNSSAVMLNERTSDVSGSRLALQTYGGDWLTRSGNGRLYFLQFAHFFCGDEGDQYHDSGSQRLNYALGQVPQFAEVFRCHVGSGMTSADQCPFW encoded by the coding sequence ATGGTGCGAAATCTGTGGACTGCCCTCCTCCTGCTGGGCAGTGCCACCTGCGGTTCGAGTGTGCCGGTCAAGGCAAATGATCCGGAACAGAGTTGTCCGTACCTCGGAGAGTGCAATTCAACGATCAATCAGCAGCACATCGATACCCTGATGTCCTACGTGGACAGCGAAAAGAATCCCTGCGAGGATTTCTATGCCTACGCCTGCGGAAAATGGCGGGCGAAGCATGGAAGCCACACAACCGCCACGATGATCAGCGAATCGCAGATTAACCGCCAGTACGAGGACCTTTTCCTCCGACTGCTGAGGAATCCCAGGGCCCCAGAATACAGATACCCCATGTACGCCAAGGTGTTGGCCCATTACCAGTCATGCATCGCCCTGGAGAAGCCCGATCTGAGGCGATACATCGAGCTACTGGATCGGGATCTGATCGCCTCCTTAAACTCCACACACTGGATGCACCTTctggcggttttagggcggTACGGCTACCACGGTCACTACGTCCAAGTAGAGGTACGTTGGTACAACGCCACCCATCACATGATCTTCCTGCTGCCGCACAATCGCCACCTGAACCTGAGTCTCACGCAGGACATCTATGATGCGCTGAGTCAGGATGGCTCCTCCTGGCCACCGCTCCACCAGCTGCAGGAGCAATTCAGAAGTCTGGAGCAGAACTTAGTGCGACTGGCTAAGCCCCATTCGGCGGACGATACCTTCCGGAATTACAGTCTGGATCAGATTCGGACGGAGGTGCCGGGACTGCAGTGGGACGAGGCGCTAAGGACACAGCTGGGCAGATCGGTGCCCGGGAATCACGTCTTCCAGGTGGACGACTTGGACGCCATCGAGGGGCTTGTGGAGTACCTCAATACAGTAGATTCCCTCCTGCTTAATCGCTACAGCCTGGCAAGGTTCCTCAGCCACCTGCTGGAGCTTCCACACAATCCGCTGGCCACCTGGGAGTCCGGCCATCGATCGCGGGGAAGGAACTGCATTCGTCACATGCGCCGATCCGTTTACCTGCCGATGAACTACGTCTACGAGAGAAGTTTCTACTCCCGGCGCCGCCACGCGGACGAGCTGGTCATCCACAGCGTCTTCCAGCAGCTGCAGAGTCAACTGGAGCTGCGGGTGCAGCACAATGCTTTCAATCTAAGCCAGGAGCTGGTGAAATCGCTGCAGGCAAAGGTGCACCAGATGCGCATCAACGTGGGCAACCTGCCGCCCAATGTGACGGAGCAGTTCTATTCGGACAGCGACCGACGATGGAACGTGGGCGGCGACTTCTACGAGAATCACCTGAACAGCCTGCTGTACTACTACACGCTAGTTGCCGATCTGGAAAGCAGCTCGGACCAGGAGGAGCGGGACATCTGGTATAGCTTCAATATGCACACGCCAGAGTTTCCCGACAACATCGATGCCACGCCGTACTTCTACTGCCTGGGCAACATCATCTTCGTGCCGTACTCCTACGTGAAGCGTCCCTTCTTCGATGCCAACTTCTGGCCAGCGCTGCTCTACGGCGATCTGGCCAACACCCTGGGCCACGAGATCATGCACGCCTTCGACACGGACCTGGTGGACTACGATGCACAGGGTAATCTGCGTAACTTCAGCGACCAGTTGGGCGAAGTGGAGCTCTACAACGAAGCGGTTGGATGCCTGAACAGCAGCGCCGTGATGCTAAACGAGCGCACCTCCGACGTCAGCGGATCCCGGCTGGCCCTGCAGACCTACGGCGGCGACTGGCTGACCCGGTCGGGCAACGGGCGCCTCTACTTCCTCCAGTTCGCCCACTTCTTCTGCGGCGACGAGGGTGACCAGTACCACGACTCCGGCAGCCAGCGGCTGAACTACGCCCTCGGCCAGGTGCCGCAGTTCGCCGAGGTGTTCCGGTGCCACGTTGGCTCCGGAATGACCAGCGCGGACCAGTGCCCCTTTTGGTGA
- the LOC117150255 gene encoding uncharacterized protein LOC117150255 — protein sequence MPESHSYKLKRLTSTTRKQSNSKMVLSNSTPNNPSKHNQMVVDTAAMNSEDLSELLQLNAEIEERRRSGRHGDASTACGLLRATMTREELFEISSLDDDRFLTALEHQNSFASPRRVQVTDLDLSSIENLMKYFDEEVPVTPTKTLGTTKAAGNTGKVASTIAKLALQTDPITPPKPKVGSGHLKISELKQKYEQLPEMETPRSAYQASRKASASLPMRVKEMAQLFNSKISQVMRRTEEPQYVQLQNEMSPEVKAQNRLVSPLESPVQGPCLVAEEVFRELSVKDKALLFNKFIGDMAAKHPKFNAHAADLKEKVNKQVARGEVVAERQASVKHLAQELEAKCILEPGSPPRPGGSSPPKTTESKTETCTSQLHVSTLTVILKPSPERRAPQPRPRRCLDRQSDEHAREPSQKRNLAAIRTMMPTEAYAPPKKIRRTRQERTGADSQMFFQNEHLETLFYSWLSSENGVQFDITSVSDGQQTIEIATEAGDLLEQPQLEPSTATLEDVSQKSAVERLLEEAIAKLELDNESKKERQVEEKKEVNTAEDPIVQVTPRRIKRQAPPVPAPRPSLSQVTSSASSCKQSEAEESESGLSTLPKITSDESQPETPKDDLQTGEFDFAKPQRPPRKKKMRRTLTWKKENSIVEATAITSTDSDSDYKPPLSGAAKKKSGAICNPLPMPEPSFIELDKSLMRHLNSPRKIKSAYTLTVMSSPSPNADSDQSPSQTPRQSLVQAMRDSFVDQGFETCSNDPMDNSPIRRSSLGATESKPSGFSTPVKGRQASSPAQQQLFSPILTQERPRRSSLAMQVIREDHPLDLDATSSSPSTPCSEREFFANAPTVEIDNSQDESPTSKAHSMFWITSGDFTVSLEIFKNSAERLRLLYEIFTQKSWETRDLAFGIDGHKFIRGAASSDFDRQSLPERPPSVKGCSHYWFASGDLAVPFSGKLMSSEKIERLFAFLGAEQSELRFGVDHIEFSSVPEFWPTTQKYSIESSYSMLVGLQTGASNGLEGRSKYSWPNSSISANQAIKTSDLDQTEFESDSFGNNSGRLSFSPDLFSLEYEAVPLDELFAKAPPSGAIPAMSVPQMMQTLKQQQSKLRSVEQRIRGYAKPANLADSSLEHCRNTPQYVHKLRSIIRAIDNIGRDDGFRGCSMEQLESFMYFLSEYADVCLANCSEHMDKILDTLMDRRAVEV from the exons ATGCCAGAAAGCCACAGTTACAAACTGAAACGTCTAACGTCAACAACAAGAAAGCAAAGTAATTCCAAAATGGTCCTGAGCAATTCCACGCCAAACAACCCGTCCAAGCACAACCAGATGGTGGTGGACACGGCAGCCATGAACAGTGAGGATCTCAGCGAGCTATTGCAGCTGAACGCGGAGATCGAGGAACGTCGTCGCTCCGGCCGCCACGGAGATGCCAGCACCGCCTGTGGCCTGCTCCGAGCTACGATGACCAGGGAGGAACTCTTCGAGATTTCCTCGTTGGATGACGATCGCTTTCTGACCGCCTTGGAGCACCAAAACTCATTTGCATCACCGCGCCGAGTGCAGGTTACCGACCTGGACTTGTCCAGCATCGAGAATCTGATGAAGTACTTCGACGAAGAGGTACCTGTGACGCCAACAAAGACCCTGGGTACCACCAAAGCAGCCGGAAACACGGGTAAAGTGGCCAGCACCATTGCCAAGTTGGCTCTCCAAACGGATCCGATAACGCCGCCCAAGCCAAAGGTGGGTAGTGGCCACCTGAAGATCAGCGAACTGAAGCAGAAATACGAACAGCTGCCGGAGATGGAGACGCCACGCTCTGCATACCAGGCATCCAGAAAGGCATCAGCCTCGCTGCCCATGAGGGTGAAGGAGATGGCCCAACTGTTTAACTCGAAGATCAGCCAGGTGATGCGACGCACAGAGGAACCACAGTATGTTCAGCTGCAAAATGAGATGTCGCCGGAGGTCAAGGCACAGAACCGCCTGGTGTCGCCCTTAGAGTCCCCAGTTCAAGGACCGTGCCTGGTGGCCGAGGAAGTTTTCCGCGAGCTGAGCGTGAAGGACAAAGCCCTGCTGTTCAACAAGTTCATCGGTGACATGGCAGCCAAGCACCCCAAGTTCAACGCACATGCCGCAGATCTCAAGGAGAAGGTAAACAAACAGGTGGCACGAGGGGAGGTGGTGGCTGAACGGCAAGCCAGTGTCAAGCATCTCGCCCAGGAGCTGGAGGCGAAGTGTATCCTGGAGCCGGGATCGCCACCGCGGCCAGGTGGTTCCTCTCCTCCCAAGACGACTGAGAGCAAAACGGAGACATGCACCTCCCAGCTCCATGTGAGCACACTTACTGTGATCCTCAAGCCAAGTCCGGAGCGCAGAGCTCCACAGCCACGACCCCGCCGATGCCTAGATCGCCAAAGCGATGAACATGCCCGAGAGCCATCCCAGAAGCGAAACCTCGCCGCGATTCGCACCATGATGCCAACGGAGGCCTATGCGCCACCCAAGAAGATCCGACGCACTCGACAGGAGCGCACCGGTGCGGATAGCCAAATGTTTTTTCAGAACGAGCACCTCGAGACCCTGTTCTACAGCTGGCTCAGCTCGGAGAACGGTGTCCAGTTCGACATTACGAGTGTGTCTGACGGTCAGCAGACCATTGAGATAGCCACCGAGGCGGGTGATCTTCTGGAGCAACCGCAACTCGAGCCGAGCACCGCTACTCTGGAGGATGTGAGCCAAAAGTCCGCCGTCGAGCGGCTTCTGGAGGAGGCCATCGCCAAATTGGAGCTAGATAACGAGTCCAAGAAGGAGAGACAAGTTGAGGAAAAGAAGGAGGTGAATACAGCTGAGGATCCCATCGTCCAAGTCACTCCGCGACGCATTAAGCGCCAGGCGCCGCCAGTGCCAGCCCCACGACCCAGTCTAAGCCAAGTTACCTCCAGTGCATCCAGCTGCAAGCAATCCGAGGCTGAGGAAAGTGAATCCGGGTTGTCTACACTCCCCAAG ATAACCAGCGACGAATCCCAGCCAGAGACGCCAAAGGATGACTTGCAGACAGGTGAATTTGATTTCGCCAAGCCTCAGCGTCCGCCACGCAAGAAGAAAATGCGCCGAACTCTCACCTGGAAGAAAGAGAACTCCATTGTCGAGGCCACAGCAATAACCTCAACGGACTCCGATTCGGATTACAAGCCCCCGCTCTCCGGAGCGGCGAAGAAGAAGTCCGGAGCTATCTGTAACCCACTTCCAATGCCCGAGCCCAGTTTCATTGAGCTGGATAAGTCACTGATGCGCCACTTGAACTCGCCCCGGAAGATCAAGTCGGCATACACCCTCACTGTGATGTCATCTCCCTCGCCGAATGCAGACAGCGATCAGTCTCCTAGTCAGACACCAAGGCAATCCCTGGTACAGGCCATGCGGGACAGCTTCGTGGATCAGGGCTTCGAGACATGCTCGAACGATCCCATGGACAACAGTCCGATACGCCGATCTTCGCTTGGAGCCACGGAATCGAAGCCCTCCGGTTTTTCCACGCCAGTTAAGGGACGCCAGGCTTCAAGTCCggcgcaacaacaactgttcaGTCCGATTCTCACCCAGGAGCGCCCTCGCCGCAGTTCCCTGGCCATGCAAGTGATCCGGGAGGATCATCCGCTCGACCTGGACGCCACCTCCAGCTCACCCTCCACACCGTGCAGCGAGCGGGAGTTCTTCGCCAATGCCCCGACTGTCGAGATCGATAATTCCCAGGATGAAAGTCCGACCAGCAAGGCGCACTCAATGTTCTGGATTACCTCTGGCGACTTCACGGTCTCCCTGGAAATCTTCAAGAACAGTGCGGAGCGCCTGCGACTGCTGTACGAGATCTTCACTCAGAAAAGCTGGGAGACTCGTGACCTGGCCTTCGGAATCGATGGACACAAGTTCATTCGCGGAGCTGCCAGCTCCGACTTCGACCGTCAGTCGCTGCCCGAGCGTCCGCCCAGTGTGAAGGGCTGCTCCCACTACTGGTTCGCCAGCGGAGATCTCGCAGTGCCCTTCAGCGGAAAACTGATGTCCAGCGAGAAGATCGAGCGGCTGTTCGCCTTCCTCGGCGCAGAGCAGTCGGAGTTGCGATTCGGCGTGGACCACATCGAGTTCAGCAGCGTGCCGGAGTTCTGGCCCACCACCCAGAAGTATTCCATCGAGAGCAGCTACAGCATGCTGGTGGGTCTGCAGACAGGTGCCAGCAATGGTCTGGAGGGGCGCAGCAAGTACTCCTGGcccaacagcagcatcagTGCCAACCAGGCGATCAAGACCAGCGACCTGGATCAGACGGAGTTCGAGTCCGATAGCTTCGGAAACAACAGTGGTAGGCTGTCCTTTTCGCCTGATCTCTTCTCCTTGGAATACGAGGCGGTACCCCTGGACGAGCTGTTCGCCAAGGCTCCTCCCTCTGGCGCTATACCCGCCATGTCCGTGCCGCAAATGATGCAGACCctcaagcagcagcagtccaAACTTCGCAGTGTGGAGCAGCGCATTCGTGGCTACGCCAAACCCGCCAATCTGGCCGACTCCTCGCTGGAGCACTGCCGCAACACGCCGCAATATGTCCACAAGCTGCGCTCCATCATCCGGGCCATTGACAACATTGGACGCGACGATGGCTTCCGCGGCTGCTCGATGGAGCAGCTCGAGAGCTTCATGTACTTCCTCAGCGAGTATGCGGATGTGTGCCTGGCCAACTGCAGCGAGCACATGGACAAGATTCTCGACACCCTGATGGACCGCAGGGCCGTGGAGGTCTGA